From the genome of Leishmania donovani BPK282A1 complete genome, chromosome 12, one region includes:
- a CDS encoding puromycin-sensitive aminopeptidase-like protein, with the protein MVGMASSMSLSPVPEAVLQGLQTPEFRMPSLVLPQHYALEFQPDAQQHSFVGSVYITMRVLEAPSLPLRHLVLHALDLRLEASSIRVFVPADPSSAFAAAAPPAHPSHHLGDEASRQRPFSTEKGSYVACQGLDKIDISETVLLAFAAHLPSKFGDTFVLIIDRFDGVIATPPEMEGLFHSNSTDAAVLSTHLEPTGARRLYPCFDEPAIQATFQLSVIATAAQTVLSNTEVEADISVAALPYAAQKRQGTSEDTSNRRREAPESSTSASASLPQSAPSWHCVLFETTPRLHTCIVGFHVGRFTFLEQRSRRSGVLCRVVLPHTEASSGGCFVLDLATKAVDFFTNFFRVQLPLKKLDVVGVETFCVLGMENWGMVNLLKDYLVVTETTPLERRQRVTRLIGHEICHQWFGDWVTIEWWNGLWLKEGMCRYLEYFFVNAVFPGWGLWNEFLCNIMNSALLADADPRETHPVDCCNPAPRRIYDSFDAISYGKGACVLRMLFSIIGVEWLKRATHLLMVRFAGRAINAKDLVDCIVDTTKERCSSEAQLQHVKALHACLSMVETVGHPYLYIYERPGESYTITQYVPPSKQHGLLVEYLQQQRRKSNAPVIDLFSTPVGASFEWTPESTLSRVTASFSIPLRTVEWSPSGCANASLIFLEEAEHQFACPTSASTLRTTRDDTPLMQPVAAPDHAGVETGEMPGSAASTAPQQTSSSSLLFGAPGCTRYFNQGGSGFFQCDYDAATWRRLFELVAFFSEEDRVIITLHFINFAKSQLGHQPGDTGDRCTLFFEWLLRLTGTSGAMNSFLWELVTNALTTLVQLVQHCYCHSIVKEFVNTLYTPLQRRRVLSFLAQDKTTSFQSSIHLSRQLVLRILQLLCLCDNSAVVKEAEETAKWSLRALLSPGDSHAHPSSSISSSTCGAAANEAGSGGVANRRMASVSAGLGLPSGSGAGAASPLSTKLPTAGNSGPLQSAALISVAGALPARGEPAALMSRGANWYSCGSVPLPSSPVKLLSVSNASISGHAASSVTRSVAPLSCTLAANHGGSSNVFAASYCNPAGGVAEPSSAKSTSWHSYPDQCAGDFDLEDASHIQAGSIALSHLVTQGRLEYWVAAAAVAVELLRLDRDELRRVSGMPVPTPGMVNVSQAHRRSILRLVLPAVFALDQESAFPLMTKVFHAAPFLESSSVMGLYRNSRFFFNLLSSRRLVTDRRTLEFLLRYGAEVCGNGYIIAQLKLLAQGGPSAHSAARIRGVEQYKGVEFADSVQPTDSSSSTKLPANVSSPLSSSSSAAVSERSALRKQCPAVAAALDCMESNCVWMGYCCSHYDQFLREQLHRRSWQAVHDESSAAVQLPTPLGNESCTHSESCGGVSI; encoded by the coding sequence ATGGTGGGTATGGCGTCCTCTATGTCTCTGTCGCCTGtgccggaggcggtgctccAGGGGCTCCAGACGCCGGAGTTCAGAATGCCGTCTCTGGTACTGCCGCAGCACTACGCGCTCGAGTTTCAGCcggatgcgcagcagcacagttTTGTTGGCTCGGTGTACATAACGATGCGCGTACTAGAGGCGCCTTCCTTACCTCTTCGCCATCTTGTCCTTCACGCGCTAGACCTTCGCCTTGAGGCATCATCCATACGCGTCTTTGTTCCCGCCGACCCCTCGAGCGCcttcgcagccgccgccccaccGGCTCACCCGAGCCACCACCTTGGCGACGAGGCCTCGCGGCAACGACCGTTCAGCACAGAGAAAGGAAGCTATGTTGCGTGCCAAGGCCTGGACAAGATCGACATCAGTGAGACAGTTCTGCTTGCCTTCGCCGCACATTTACCGAGCAAGTTCGGCGACACCTTCGTGCTCATTATTGACCGTTTCGACGGCGTCatcgcgacgccgccggaAATGGAAGGGCTCTTCCATTCCAACTCCACGGATGCCGCCGTGCTGAGCACGCACCTCGAGCCGACCGGAGCGCGCCGGCTCTACCCCTGCTTTGATGAACCAGCGATTCAAGCCACTTTTCAGCTGTCTGTCattgccaccgccgcgcagaCGGTGCTGTCGAACACGGAAGTGGAGGCGGACATAAGCGTGGCGGCACTCCCGTACGCCGCGCAGAAGCGACAGGGCACGAGCGAGGACACCAGCAACCGCCGCAGAGAGGCGCCGGAGTCGTCGACGTCCGCCTCCGCATCATTGCCGcagtcggcgccgtcgtggcaTTGCGTGCTATTTGAGACAACGCCGCGACTGCACACGTGCATTGTGGGGTTTCACGTCGGCCGCTTCACCTTTCTGGAGCAGCGCTCGCGACGCTCAGGTGTGCTGTGTCGTGTGGTGCTCCCGCACACAGAGGCGAGCAGTGGCGGCTGCTTCGTGCTCGACCTAGCCACCAAAGCCGTCGATTTTTTCACGAATTTCTTTcgtgtgcagctgccactAAAGAAGCTCGATGTGGTCGGCGTGGAGACGTTTTGCGTGCTTGGCATGGAGAACTGGGGCATGGTCAACCTGCTGAAGGATTACCTTGTCGTGACGGAGACGACTCCGCTggagcgccggcagcgcgtgaCGCGGCTCATCGGCCACGAGATTTGCCACCAGTGGTTTGGCGACTGGGTCACCATTGAGTGGTGGAACGGTCTATGGCTGAAGGAAGGCATGTGCCGCTACCTGGAGTACTTCTTCGTCAACGCCGTCTTCCCTGGCTGGGGTCTGTGGAACGAGTTTCTGTGCAATATAATGAATagcgcgctgctcgccgACGCGGACCCGCGCGAGACGCACCCGGTCGACTGCTGCAACCCGGCCCCACGGCGTATCTACGACTCATTCGACGCGATAAGCTACGGCAAgggggcgtgcgtgctgcggaTGCTCTTCAGCATCATTGGCGTGGAGTGGCTGAAGCGTGCAACGCATCTGCTGATGGTGCGGTTCGCCGGCCGCGCGATCAACGCCAAAGACCTCGTTGACTGTATCGTTGACACGACCAaggagcgctgcagcagcgaggcacagctgcagcacgtcaaGGCGCTTCACGCTTGTCTGAGCATGGTGGAGACGGTGGGCCACCCCTACCTCTACATCTACGAGAGGCCGGGCGAGTCCTATACGATCACGCAGTACGTGCCTCCTAGCAAGCAGcacggcctcctcgtcgagtacctccagcagcagcgccgcaagtCCAACGCACCTGTGATCGACCTCTTCTCCACCCCGGTCGGTGCATCGTTTGAGTGGACGCCGGAGTCGACGCTCAGTCGCGTCACTGCATCCTTCTCGATCCCACTGCGCACCGTGGAGTGGTCGCCGAGCGGCTGCGCCAACGCCAGTCTCATCTTTCTCGAAGAGGCAGAGCACCAATTTGCCTGTCCAACATCTGCGTCGACGCTGAGGACGACGAGAGACGACACTCCTCTCATGCAGCCAGTAGCGGCGCCTGACCACGCCGGCGTTGAAACGGGAGAGATGCCGGGATCGGCAGCCTCCACCGCACCTCAGCAgacttcgtcgtcgtcgcttcTCTTTGGGGCTCCGGGCTGCACGCGCTACTTCAACCAAggtggcagcggcttctTTCAGTGCGACTACGACGCAGCGACGTGGCGCCGTCTCTTCGAGCTCGTCGCCTTCTTCTCGGAGGAGGACCGCGTGATCATCACGCTGCACTTCATCAACTTCGCCAAATCACAGCTCGGCCACCAGCCCGGCGACACCGGCGATCGCTGCACACTTTTCTTtgagtggctgctgcgccttaCCGGCACCTCTGGGGCCATGAACTCGTTCTTATGGGAGCTTGTCACCAACGCGCTCACCACGCTGGTacagctggtgcagcactGCTACTGTCACTCGATCGTGAAGGAGTTTGTGAACACTCTCTACACGCctctgcagcgacgccgtgtGCTGTCGTTCCTCGCCCAAGATAAGACGACATCTTTTCAGAGCTCGATCCACCTCTCCCGCCAGCTCGTGCTCCGCATCCTACAACTGTTGTGTCTGTGCGACAATTCGGCGGTAGTgaaagaggcagaggagacggCGAAGTGGTCACTGAGGGCGCTGCTATCACCCGGCGACTCGCACGCCCATCCATCGAGCAGcatctccagcagcacctgtggtgccgccgcgaaCGAAGCGGGctccggcggcgtcgcaaaCCGGAGGATGGCGAGCGTGTCGGCCGGCCTAGGGCTCCCCTCTGGCTCAGGTGCAGGCGCAGCTTCCCCGCTCTCTACGAAGCTTCCTACTGCCGGAAATAGCGGCCCGCTGCAGTCAGCGGCATTGATTTCCGTCGCGGGGGCGCTGCCAGCTCGCGGCGAGCCGGCGGCGCTCATGAGCAGAGGGGCAAACTGGTACTCGTGCGGCTCCGTCCCGCTTCCGTCATCTCCAGTGAAGCTGCTGAGTGTATCCAACGCGTCGATTTCGGGGCACGCTGCCTCCTCGGTCACACGCTCCGTGGCGCCGCTCTCGTGTACCCTAGCGGCCAACCACGGCGGTAGCAGCAATGTGTTTGCTGCCTCCTACTGCAACCCCGCAGGTGGCGTGGCCGAGCCATCCAGCGCGAAGAGCACGAGCTGGCACAGCTACCCGGACCAATGCGCCGGCGACTTCGACCTCGAGGACGCAAGCCACATCCAGGCCGGCTCAATCGCGCTGTCGCACCTCGTCACGCAGGGCCGGCTGGAGTACTGggtggcagccgcagctgtcgCGGTGGAGTTATTGCGGCTGGACCGTgacgagctgcgccgtgTGAGCGGGATGCCGGTCCCGACCCCAGGAATGGTGAATGTGAGTCaggcgcaccggcgcagcaTCCTGCGGCTTGTCCTTCCCGCGGTGTTCGCGCTCGACCAGGAGTCGGCCTTCCCGCTCATGACAAAAGTGTTCCATGCCGCGCCGTTTCTGGAGTCGTCTAGTGTGATGGGGCTCTACCGCAActcgcgcttcttcttcaaCCTGCTGTCAAGCCGCCGCCTTGTGACGGACCGGCGCACCTTAGAGTTTCTTCTCCGCTACGGCGCTGAGGTGTGCGGGAACGGCTACATCATCGCACAGCtgaagctgctggcgcagggTGGCCCATCGGCGCACAGCGCTGCCCGCATCAGGGGTGTGGAGCAGTACAAAGGCGTCGAGTTCGCCGACAGCGTGCAACCAACGGActcgtcctcgtccacgAAATTGCCTGCAAATGTCTCCTCTCCGCTGTCCTCTTCGAGCAGTGCGGCTGTGTCAGAGCGaagcgcgctgcgcaagcaatgtcctgcggtggcggcag